Proteins from a genomic interval of Candidatus Nanopelagicales bacterium:
- a CDS encoding TrpB-like pyridoxal phosphate-dependent enzyme yields the protein MDDQVRRHKYTLDEDQIPTAWYNIIPDLPAPPPPPLHPGTMEPVGPEDLAPLFPMALIEQEVSAERFIDIPGGVLDVYRQWRPTPLFRAHRLEQALGTPARIYYKYEGVSPAGSHKPNTAVPQAYYNKAEGVSKLTTETGAGQWGTALAFACALYDMQCEVWQVGASYDAKPYRRLMIEAFGGVVHRSPSDLTEAGRALAADPANLSGSLGIAISEAVEVAAQNPEVRYALGSVLNHVLLHQTVIGEEALLQMEMAGDTPTLIVGCTGGGSNFAGLSFPFLREKMAGNISPRILAAEPASCPSLTRGTYAYDFGDTAGMTPLMKMHTLGHDFVPDPIHAGGLRYHGMAPLISHVYELGLMDAESVPQTECFEAAVQFARTEGIVPAPEPTHALALAVREALKAKETGEETVILTALCGHGHFDLSAYDDFLNGRMTDENVTEERLSVALETLPQVPVG from the coding sequence ATGGACGATCAGGTGCGCAGGCACAAATACACGCTCGACGAGGACCAGATCCCGACCGCCTGGTACAACATCATCCCGGACCTGCCCGCACCCCCGCCGCCACCGCTGCATCCGGGCACGATGGAACCCGTCGGCCCCGAGGATCTGGCGCCCCTGTTCCCCATGGCACTGATCGAGCAGGAAGTCAGCGCTGAGCGGTTCATCGACATCCCCGGCGGAGTCCTCGACGTCTATCGCCAGTGGCGGCCCACGCCGCTGTTCCGCGCCCATCGGCTCGAGCAAGCGTTGGGTACCCCCGCGCGCATCTACTACAAGTACGAGGGTGTGTCCCCAGCCGGCTCGCACAAGCCGAACACAGCCGTCCCACAGGCCTACTACAACAAGGCTGAAGGGGTCTCCAAGCTCACGACAGAGACCGGAGCAGGACAGTGGGGCACGGCTCTGGCGTTTGCGTGCGCCCTATACGACATGCAGTGCGAGGTCTGGCAGGTGGGCGCGTCCTACGACGCCAAGCCCTACCGCCGCTTGATGATCGAGGCCTTCGGGGGCGTCGTGCATCGGTCCCCGAGCGACCTCACCGAAGCCGGCCGGGCTTTGGCGGCTGACCCTGCCAATCTCTCCGGATCCCTGGGGATCGCGATCTCCGAGGCGGTCGAGGTGGCCGCTCAGAATCCGGAGGTGCGCTACGCGCTCGGCTCGGTGCTCAACCACGTTCTGCTGCATCAGACCGTCATCGGTGAGGAGGCTCTGCTGCAGATGGAGATGGCTGGGGACACACCCACACTGATCGTGGGTTGCACGGGCGGCGGATCCAACTTCGCCGGCCTGTCGTTCCCGTTCCTGCGCGAGAAGATGGCCGGGAACATCTCGCCGCGCATCCTCGCGGCAGAACCCGCTTCGTGCCCGTCATTGACCCGGGGTACCTACGCCTACGACTTCGGCGACACCGCCGGGATGACGCCGCTGATGAAGATGCACACATTGGGCCATGACTTCGTGCCCGATCCCATCCACGCCGGTGGATTGCGCTACCACGGCATGGCGCCCCTGATCTCGCACGTCTACGAGCTGGGGTTGATGGACGCCGAGTCGGTCCCGCAGACCGAGTGCTTTGAGGCCGCCGTGCAGTTCGCGCGCACCGAGGGAATCGTTCCTGCGCCGGAACCCACTCACGCACTCGCCCTGGCCGTCCGCGAAGCGCTCAAGGCCAAAGAGACCGGTGAAGAAACTGTCATCCTGACGGCGCTATGTGGCCACGGGCACTTCGACCTGTCCGCCTATGACGACTTCTTGAACGGTCGGATGACCGACGAGAACGTCACCGAGGAGCGGTTGTCCGTGGCTCTGGAGACTCTGCCGCAGGTTCCCGTCGGCTGA
- a CDS encoding DUF6790 family protein: MFFLAPWVIALIGFVLHVFLDRSPQHRTSHRVIELALLWNLVFFGAWSILGGLGHIGPTSGALAEQIGYTQSMFQWEVGWADIALGVLGIGCAWKSGRGGWMTAAVVTLVIMYWGDAIGHVMELVAHDNQAPSNVWAIPSDVLQPLLAAILLVLYRRGQPAVESVASTTA; encoded by the coding sequence ATGTTCTTTCTCGCACCTTGGGTCATCGCCCTCATCGGGTTCGTCCTGCATGTGTTCTTGGACCGATCACCGCAGCACCGGACGTCCCACCGGGTGATTGAACTCGCCCTGTTGTGGAACCTCGTGTTCTTCGGAGCCTGGAGCATCCTCGGCGGCCTCGGACACATTGGGCCCACCTCAGGCGCGCTCGCCGAACAGATCGGATACACCCAGTCGATGTTCCAGTGGGAGGTCGGTTGGGCCGACATCGCACTCGGTGTGCTCGGGATCGGCTGCGCCTGGAAATCCGGTCGCGGCGGATGGATGACGGCGGCCGTCGTGACGCTCGTCATTATGTACTGGGGCGATGCCATCGGGCACGTCATGGAGCTTGTCGCCCATGACAACCAAGCCCCCAGCAACGTTTGGGCGATCCCCAGCGATGTCCTGCAGCCGCTGCTGGCGGCCATCCTGCTCGTGCTGTACCGGCGTGGGCAGCCGGCCGTAGAGAGCGTCGCGTCCACAACCGCTTGA